A window of Dissulfurirhabdus thermomarina contains these coding sequences:
- a CDS encoding UPF0280 family protein, producing the protein MGRAGPAEGERFYRAAMRRPGLAAFRVRHRETDLHVQAERPVPEAVSRWIIEARTGIETYARRRPGFVEALEPWPEDPFAPPVVREMIRAGAAAGVGPMAAVAGAIAEYVGRRLREETGGEVIVENGGDLFVWTHGPATAKVWAGDSPFSGRVGLRLAPAKMPLGLCTSSGRIGHSRSFGRAHAVTVAAPVAALADAAATAAANCVAGPADVDAALALLQRIPGVSGGLVIVGRRLGAWGDIELAPI; encoded by the coding sequence ATGGGCCGGGCCGGGCCGGCGGAAGGCGAGCGCTTCTACCGGGCGGCCATGCGGCGCCCGGGGCTGGCGGCCTTCCGGGTGCGCCACCGCGAGACGGACCTCCACGTGCAGGCCGAGCGCCCCGTGCCGGAGGCGGTCTCGCGGTGGATCATCGAGGCCCGGACCGGCATCGAGACCTACGCGCGGCGCCGCCCGGGTTTTGTCGAAGCCCTGGAGCCGTGGCCCGAAGACCCCTTCGCTCCGCCCGTGGTCCGGGAGATGATCCGGGCCGGGGCGGCCGCCGGCGTGGGGCCCATGGCCGCGGTGGCCGGGGCCATCGCCGAGTACGTCGGCCGCCGGCTCCGGGAAGAGACCGGCGGGGAGGTCATCGTGGAGAACGGGGGCGACCTCTTCGTCTGGACCCACGGCCCCGCCACGGCGAAGGTCTGGGCCGGGGATTCCCCCTTCAGCGGCCGGGTGGGGCTGCGCCTCGCCCCGGCAAAGATGCCCTTGGGGCTCTGCACGTCCTCGGGCAGGATCGGCCATTCCCGGAGCTTCGGCCGGGCCCACGCCGTCACCGTGGCGGCGCCCGTGGCCGCCCTGGCCGATGCCGCGGCCACGGCGGCGGCGAACTGCGTCGCCGGCCCTGCCGACGTGGATGCGGCCCTGGCGCTCCTCCAGCGGATCCCCGGGGTGTCCGGAGGGCTGGTGATCGTCGGCAGGCGGCTCGGCGCCTGGGGGGACATCGAGCTGGCACCTATCTGA
- a CDS encoding MBL fold metallo-hydrolase, translating to MGGDLLELIILGSGTCVPSLRRAGPAVCLRAGGRTLLVDAAAGTLRQLVRAGVAHDQVDAVLFTHLHPDHVGEFVPFLFAMKYAPGYQREAPVTVLAARGFSAFYGHLQAAFGRWVEPGPGRLEVRELPVSGPAETELGPLRVCSGPTRHTPMSLGYRVETPAGRSVVFSGDTDVSPELVALAAGADIFVCECAAPEGHKVEGHLTPSEAGRMAAEAGVGRLVLTHFYPECDAHDLVTPCARFYDGPILVAEDFLRLAA from the coding sequence ATGGGAGGCGACCTTCTGGAACTCATCATCCTCGGATCCGGGACGTGCGTTCCCTCCCTCCGCCGGGCCGGGCCGGCGGTCTGCCTCCGGGCCGGCGGGCGGACCCTCCTGGTGGACGCCGCCGCCGGCACCCTCCGGCAGCTGGTGCGGGCGGGCGTCGCCCACGACCAGGTGGATGCCGTCCTTTTCACCCACCTCCATCCCGACCATGTGGGGGAGTTCGTTCCCTTCCTCTTCGCCATGAAGTACGCCCCGGGCTACCAACGCGAGGCGCCGGTCACGGTGCTGGCCGCCCGGGGCTTCTCGGCCTTCTACGGGCACCTCCAGGCGGCCTTCGGCCGGTGGGTGGAGCCGGGCCCGGGCCGGCTCGAGGTGCGGGAGCTGCCGGTCTCCGGCCCCGCGGAGACGGAACTCGGCCCGCTCCGCGTTTGCAGCGGGCCCACGCGCCACACGCCCATGAGCCTCGGGTACCGGGTGGAGACGCCGGCGGGGCGGTCGGTGGTCTTTTCGGGCGACACGGATGTCAGCCCCGAGCTGGTGGCGCTGGCCGCCGGGGCGGACATCTTCGTATGCGAGTGCGCGGCCCCGGAAGGGCACAAGGTGGAGGGGCACCTGACGCCCTCGGAGGCGGGGCGGATGGCGGCCGAGGCCGGGGTCGGGCGCCTGGTGCTCACGCACTTCTACCCCGAATGCGACGCCCATGACCTCGTCACGCCCTGTGCCCGGTTCTACGACGGCCCGATCCTGGTGGCGGAGGACTTCCTCCGGCTCGCCGCATGA
- a CDS encoding DUF2914 domain-containing protein, with translation MKPRGLIWLLVVAALFLLPFLAQAQELQVHDAAIATFIEDRMPQGVGETFPADVGKLYAFTRIVGAEAETTVTHKWYHGDQLMAEITLPVRSNNWRTWSSKNIWQGWTGQWRVDVVGPDGTVLKSITFTIQ, from the coding sequence ATGAAACCGAGAGGCCTCATCTGGTTGCTGGTCGTGGCGGCGCTGTTCTTGCTCCCCTTCCTGGCCCAGGCCCAGGAACTCCAGGTGCACGATGCCGCCATCGCCACGTTCATCGAGGATCGCATGCCCCAAGGGGTGGGCGAGACCTTCCCCGCCGACGTGGGCAAGCTCTACGCCTTCACCCGCATCGTCGGGGCCGAGGCAGAGACCACGGTGACCCACAAGTGGTACCACGGCGACCAGCTGATGGCCGAGATCACCTTGCCCGTCCGGTCCAACAACTGGCGGACCTGGAGCAGCAAGAACATCTGGCAGGGGTGGACCGGCCAGTGGCGGGTGGACGTCGTGGGGCCGGACGGAACGGTGCTCAAGTCCATCACCTTCACCATCCAGTAG
- a CDS encoding YkgJ family cysteine cluster protein codes for MGADRPGAAAGWQEEGRDLWRRLVRPDRHALLLDRDLLADLDAYGLSGLLREREGWLHPAVPWELLLDDYLLPEVLFHYAALLRLGVLPVLEAAAARPPEPDGCGRCGACCLSMAFTIETRAADVRRLRAFLRAPGVGMTPRRAAVLAGSLARAWCGARRVGAGEGMLLACPLLARAGKGAAACAAYAARPEVCRGFSRAQCERFLEERRRWKERRRATAAGE; via the coding sequence GTGGGGGCGGATCGGCCGGGGGCGGCTGCCGGTTGGCAGGAGGAGGGCCGGGATCTCTGGCGGCGCCTCGTCCGCCCCGACCGCCACGCCCTGCTGCTCGACCGGGACCTCCTCGCCGACCTCGATGCCTATGGCCTTTCCGGCCTGCTCCGGGAGCGGGAGGGGTGGCTGCACCCGGCGGTCCCCTGGGAACTCCTCCTCGACGACTACCTGCTTCCCGAGGTGCTCTTCCACTACGCGGCGCTGCTCCGGCTGGGGGTGCTCCCCGTGCTCGAGGCGGCGGCCGCCCGGCCGCCCGAGCCCGACGGGTGCGGGCGGTGCGGGGCCTGCTGCCTCTCCATGGCCTTCACCATCGAGACCCGGGCGGCGGACGTCCGGCGGCTCCGGGCCTTCCTCCGGGCGCCCGGGGTCGGGATGACGCCCCGGCGGGCCGCGGTCCTCGCCGGCAGCCTCGCCCGGGCCTGGTGCGGGGCGCGGCGGGTGGGGGCGGGCGAGGGGATGCTCCTGGCCTGCCCGCTTCTTGCCCGGGCGGGGAAAGGGGCCGCGGCGTGCGCCGCCTATGCCGCTCGGCCCGAGGTGTGCCGGGGCTTTTCCCGGGCACAGTGCGAGCGGTTCCTGGAGGAGCGCCGGCGCTGGAAGGAGCGGCGCCGGGCGACAGCCGCCGGGGAGTGA